The following proteins are encoded in a genomic region of Carnobacterium maltaromaticum DSM 20342:
- a CDS encoding glycoside hydrolase family 1 protein yields the protein MVERNNFPDGFLFGSAAAAYHFEGAWDRDGKGPAVADVVPNGTRQGRTKHPEPGNLKHRAIEFYDRYKEDVALFAELGLKAFRTSIAWTRIYPNGIEEEPNEAGLQFYDDLFDELLSYGIEPIVTITHSGEIPLYLADHYNGFANKKVIEYYKKYVRTIIERYHHKVKYWLTFNEVNISDKMPLFSAGVTQDPSTMDESLHFQVFHNRFVANSEAIKIAKEINPELQLGCTTTIGPIYPLTPKPEDALQAFFETREMLFFTDVHAFGEYPDYKIKEVKEKNLQLDITKEELQLIKDHTVDFVAYSYYNSGVARHDYEDISDKDVNVISGLRNPELEENEWGWKIDPIGLRHILNIVHDRYHLPQMIVENGFSKIEEPEEDENGELTVIDDYRIDSLRDYLLELNKAIGDGAEVIAYTNWAVMDFVSGSTGKMEKRWGFIFVDYYDDMTGTMKRYKKKSFDWYRKVIESNGDYLFNKEIIHSEDEQL from the coding sequence ATGGTTGAACGGAATAATTTCCCGGATGGTTTTCTTTTTGGAAGTGCGGCAGCAGCATATCATTTTGAAGGAGCATGGGATAGAGATGGTAAAGGACCGGCAGTTGCTGATGTAGTGCCTAATGGTACAAGACAAGGGCGTACAAAGCATCCGGAACCAGGAAATTTGAAGCATCGAGCAATAGAGTTTTATGACAGATATAAAGAAGATGTTGCTCTTTTTGCAGAGTTAGGATTGAAGGCATTTCGTACATCGATTGCATGGACTAGAATCTATCCAAATGGAATTGAAGAAGAGCCGAACGAAGCAGGTTTGCAATTTTATGATGATTTATTCGATGAATTATTATCTTACGGAATTGAGCCAATCGTAACAATTACTCATTCTGGAGAAATACCTCTCTATTTAGCGGATCATTACAATGGCTTTGCGAATAAAAAGGTCATTGAATACTACAAAAAATATGTTCGTACGATTATTGAGAGGTATCACCATAAAGTTAAATATTGGTTGACCTTTAATGAGGTGAATATATCTGATAAGATGCCTCTTTTCTCAGCAGGAGTAACTCAAGATCCGAGTACAATGGATGAATCGCTTCATTTCCAGGTATTTCATAATAGATTTGTAGCGAATTCAGAAGCAATTAAGATTGCTAAAGAAATTAATCCTGAATTGCAGTTAGGTTGTACGACAACGATTGGACCGATTTATCCATTAACGCCTAAACCTGAAGATGCTCTACAAGCCTTTTTCGAGACGCGTGAGATGTTATTCTTTACGGATGTTCATGCTTTTGGAGAATATCCTGACTATAAAATTAAAGAAGTAAAAGAAAAGAATTTACAATTAGATATTACAAAAGAAGAGCTACAACTCATTAAAGATCACACAGTAGACTTTGTAGCTTATAGCTATTACAACAGTGGAGTAGCTAGACACGATTATGAAGATATTTCAGATAAAGACGTTAATGTTATCAGTGGTTTACGAAATCCAGAACTTGAAGAAAACGAATGGGGATGGAAAATTGATCCGATTGGATTAAGACATATTCTAAATATCGTTCACGATCGTTATCACTTACCACAAATGATTGTTGAAAATGGTTTTTCTAAGATTGAGGAACCAGAAGAAGATGAAAATGGAGAGTTAACGGTTATTGACGATTATAGAATCGACAGTTTACGTGACTATCTATTAGAGTTGAATAAAGCTATTGGTGATGGTGCAGAGGTTATTGCGTATACTAATTGGGCTGTAATGGACTTTGTTAGTGGATCAACTGGAAAAATGGAAAAACGATGGGGGTTTATTTTTGTTGATTATTATGATGATATGACGGGAACCATGAAACGGTATAAAAAGAAGAGTTTTGATTGGTATCGTAAAGTTATAGAATCAAATGGGGATTATTTATTTAATAAAGAAATCATTCATAGTGAGGATGAACAATTATGA
- a CDS encoding PTS lactose/cellobiose transporter subunit IIA — translation MDKEQVARIGFEIVAYSGEARSNFIEAIQKVKNGESKEEVKQLIEEGNASLNLAHNSQTQLLAKEAGGEEVELGFIFVHGQDHLMTTILLKDILEFLMDIYKP, via the coding sequence ATAGACAAAGAACAAGTAGCAAGGATTGGTTTTGAAATTGTCGCGTATTCAGGAGAAGCAAGATCAAATTTCATAGAAGCAATTCAAAAAGTTAAAAATGGAGAAAGTAAAGAAGAAGTCAAACAATTAATTGAAGAAGGAAATGCTAGTCTAAACTTAGCCCATAATAGCCAAACTCAATTGTTAGCAAAAGAAGCAGGCGGAGAAGAAGTTGAATTGGGATTCATCTTTGTACACGGTCAAGATCATTTAATGACGACAATTTTGTTAAAAGATATCTTAGAGTTTTTAATGGATATCTATAAACCTTAA
- a CDS encoding IS1634 family transposase, whose amino-acid sequence MRLKVSKSKNAASFYVTKTIYENGKERTITVEKLGTEKELREKLDGQDPYAWAKTYVSELTAKEKENQREILAPLSPIKQIEKNHPCLFNGGYLFLQDIYYDLKLDKICQTISDRHKFSFDLNSILSYLIYGRIIYPASKRATHELSQKFLERPSFELQHVYRALEVLAKEFDWIQAQLYKNSLAILPRNTRVLFYDCTNFFFEIEQEEGLKQYGLSKEHRPNPIVQMGLFMDGNGMPLAFSIQKGNTNEQTTLKPLEKKILSDFELSQFIVCTDAGLASTANRKYNNLGNRGFITVQSVKKLKAHLKDWALDPKGWRLAGQYESPEDGYDVRKLSYDSKEDRNKNFYKERWINEDGLEQRLIVTYSLKYRIYQEQIRNRQVERAQKLIDTAPQKFKKANQNDYKRFIEQLPYTSDGEKAEKVAFSLNQDVINKEARYDGFYAVCTNLASSAEEIIAINHRRWEIEESFRIMKSELRSRPVYLSRDDRIIAHFMTCFISLMVVRVLEKKMGEKFTCQETITKLREMNFMELRGEGFIPAYTRTDFTDSLHEAFGFRTDYQILPTKKMKKIFKMTKTTKKVRTF is encoded by the coding sequence ATGCGGTTGAAAGTTTCAAAATCTAAAAACGCTGCCTCCTTCTACGTTACCAAAACCATCTATGAGAACGGAAAGGAACGAACCATCACGGTAGAGAAGCTCGGCACTGAAAAGGAACTCCGTGAAAAACTGGATGGGCAAGATCCTTATGCATGGGCAAAAACGTATGTGTCGGAGCTTACTGCGAAGGAAAAAGAAAACCAGCGAGAAATCCTCGCTCCCTTATCCCCTATCAAACAAATCGAAAAAAATCATCCTTGTCTATTCAATGGTGGCTACCTGTTCCTCCAGGATATTTATTATGATTTAAAGTTAGACAAGATTTGCCAAACAATCAGCGACCGGCACAAGTTCAGCTTTGATCTAAATAGCATCCTCTCCTATCTGATTTACGGCCGAATCATTTATCCCGCTTCCAAGAGGGCTACTCATGAACTATCCCAAAAATTTCTGGAGCGACCCTCTTTTGAACTGCAGCATGTATATCGAGCGCTGGAAGTGCTGGCAAAGGAATTCGATTGGATTCAGGCCCAACTCTATAAAAATAGTCTGGCTATTCTTCCTCGGAATACGCGCGTCCTCTTCTACGACTGTACAAATTTCTTTTTCGAAATCGAACAGGAGGAGGGGTTAAAACAATACGGCTTGTCGAAGGAGCATCGGCCCAATCCGATTGTGCAAATGGGGCTTTTCATGGATGGAAACGGCATGCCACTGGCATTCTCAATTCAGAAGGGGAATACGAACGAGCAGACAACCTTGAAACCCTTGGAGAAGAAGATCCTTTCAGATTTTGAATTATCTCAATTCATAGTTTGTACAGACGCAGGATTGGCATCGACAGCTAACCGCAAGTATAACAATCTAGGAAACCGAGGCTTCATAACTGTTCAATCCGTCAAAAAACTGAAAGCCCATCTGAAGGATTGGGCGTTGGACCCGAAAGGTTGGCGGCTAGCTGGCCAATACGAATCCCCTGAAGATGGCTATGATGTGAGGAAACTTTCTTATGATTCGAAAGAAGACCGGAACAAGAACTTTTATAAAGAGCGATGGATCAATGAAGATGGTCTAGAACAAAGACTGATTGTCACTTATTCTCTGAAATACCGCATTTATCAGGAGCAGATTCGCAATCGTCAGGTGGAGCGCGCACAGAAATTAATTGATACCGCTCCTCAAAAATTCAAGAAAGCCAACCAGAACGACTACAAACGGTTTATCGAGCAACTCCCCTACACCTCTGATGGTGAGAAAGCAGAAAAGGTTGCTTTCTCCTTAAATCAAGATGTAATCAATAAAGAAGCTCGGTATGATGGCTTTTACGCTGTATGTACGAATCTAGCAAGTTCCGCTGAGGAAATTATAGCCATTAACCACAGGCGTTGGGAAATCGAGGAAAGCTTTCGCATCATGAAAAGTGAACTGAGGTCCAGACCCGTCTATCTGAGTCGTGACGATCGCATTATTGCTCATTTTATGACTTGTTTCATCTCACTTATGGTAGTGAGGGTGTTGGAGAAAAAAATGGGAGAAAAGTTTACTTGCCAAGAGACCATCACAAAACTAAGGGAAATGAACTTCATGGAACTCCGTGGCGAGGGATTCATTCCGGCCTATACTAGAACAGATTTCACAGATTCCCTACACGAAGCCTTTGGCTTCCGAACAGACTATCAGATTCTACCTACAAAAAAAATGAAAAAAATTTTTAAAATGACCAAAACCACGAAAAAGGTACGCACTTTTTAA
- a CDS encoding DeoR/GlpR family DNA-binding transcription regulator, with translation MIKERRHRMILQLLDEKNAVKVSDLVETLNVTDMTIRRDLQELEDENLLIRTHGGARKTENQTLPFLELSHQTKREINPDEKNEIAQLIASNIHDNETVFLGSGSTIELVYDYLALNHAKIITNSIYVFDKFKYDERYELILTGGAYRSKTGSFTGTIANDFISTINVEKSFIGVNALNEYSLYNANEDEGVIQRSILKNSRKKYVIADFEKFDKMDFYQFYDLRDIDYLITDSKVPQETKDKYSKWVQIIN, from the coding sequence ATGATTAAAGAGCGTCGTCACAGAATGATTTTGCAACTATTAGATGAAAAAAATGCCGTGAAAGTTTCCGATTTAGTCGAAACACTCAACGTAACAGATATGACTATTCGAAGAGATTTACAAGAACTAGAGGACGAGAACCTTCTTATAAGGACACACGGAGGGGCTCGTAAAACTGAAAATCAAACTTTACCATTTCTAGAGTTGAGTCATCAAACAAAAAGAGAAATTAATCCGGATGAAAAGAATGAAATCGCTCAATTGATCGCCTCAAATATCCATGATAACGAAACAGTATTTCTAGGATCGGGTTCTACAATTGAATTGGTTTATGATTATCTAGCTTTAAATCATGCGAAAATTATTACAAATTCAATATACGTCTTTGACAAGTTCAAATACGATGAAAGATACGAATTGATATTAACGGGTGGAGCCTATCGCTCTAAAACAGGCTCATTCACCGGCACAATAGCAAATGATTTTATTTCTACTATTAATGTAGAAAAATCATTTATAGGGGTTAATGCTTTAAATGAGTATTCTCTATACAATGCAAATGAAGATGAGGGTGTTATCCAGCGTTCCATTTTAAAGAACTCTCGTAAAAAATATGTCATTGCAGACTTTGAAAAATTCGACAAAATGGATTTTTATCAATTTTACGACTTAAGAGATATCGATTATTTAATTACAGATAGTAAAGTGCCTCAAGAGACGAAAGACAAATATTCCAAGTGGGTACAAATAATTAATTAA
- a CDS encoding DNA/RNA non-specific endonuclease gives MIKGRKLLWAMSSMMFLSACTPTEAVTEEIMASRSIESSVAVASVATDTKESKETEEFPSESTDSSTYSESVEPQLTVSHDGYALIEVYGGELSGYRAANVVVDIGFGDREYWAYTNEYGQLVRVVAAEIILQDNATEPVNSEGRYYDDEAKVPGTENANLDEGHVIADSLGGVANAYNITPQDSVLNRHGDQAYMERNIVQAGGATNFEAIITYPNTTTHIPISYKYTYTINGYQVVDEFQNVNPDEYNAAQGLTGEASSPPDSSGIAAAAPTETAGGGVSAVDTNGNGQGTIQEAKNAGYAMPIYSNHWLYPHMDDRDGDGQVGE, from the coding sequence ATGATAAAAGGAAGAAAGTTATTGTGGGCTATGAGCAGTATGATGTTTCTCAGTGCTTGTACACCAACAGAAGCAGTAACAGAAGAAATAATGGCGTCCAGGTCGATCGAATCTAGCGTTGCAGTCGCTTCCGTGGCTACCGATACGAAAGAAAGTAAAGAAACCGAGGAATTTCCTTCAGAATCAACCGATTCCTCAACGTATTCTGAAAGTGTCGAACCCCAATTAACTGTATCTCATGATGGCTATGCATTAATCGAAGTCTATGGAGGGGAATTGTCAGGATATCGTGCAGCAAACGTTGTCGTTGATATCGGGTTTGGTGACAGGGAATATTGGGCCTATACAAATGAATATGGACAATTGGTTCGGGTTGTTGCAGCAGAAATTATTTTGCAAGATAATGCCACTGAACCAGTCAATTCTGAAGGACGCTATTATGATGATGAAGCAAAAGTGCCGGGGACAGAGAACGCAAATCTCGACGAAGGACATGTCATTGCCGATTCCTTAGGAGGTGTGGCTAATGCCTATAATATTACGCCACAAGACAGTGTGCTGAATCGTCACGGGGACCAGGCTTATATGGAACGAAACATTGTACAAGCAGGTGGTGCCACTAATTTTGAGGCGATCATTACCTACCCAAACACGACTACCCACATTCCAATTTCTTATAAATACACGTATACAATTAATGGGTACCAAGTAGTAGATGAATTCCAAAATGTTAACCCAGATGAATACAATGCAGCACAAGGGCTAACAGGAGAGGCTAGCTCACCTCCTGACAGTTCCGGAATAGCAGCCGCTGCGCCCACCGAAACTGCCGGAGGAGGCGTATCTGCTGTAGATACGAACGGAAATGGGCAAGGCACAATCCAAGAAGCGAAAAACGCGGGTTACGCCATGCCGATTTATAGTAATCATTGGTTATATCCGCATATGGATGACCGAGATGGGGATGGACAAGTCGGGGAATAA
- a CDS encoding IS1634 family transposase: MGLTEDLKQCFPASYKQIQSIAYYMILESESPLFRFEKWSTLHKHPYDKNISSQRSSELFSDISEEERTKFFMLQEKRRSGDEYWAYDTTSVSSYSQTLRQAQYDKNKEDDRLPQINLALVFGEKSGLPFYYRKLAGNIPDVRTVQNLLADFAVLGFDKVKLVMDRGFYSEANVNGLLKEHLKFIVAIQTSNCFARKAIDTVYDNFRSFENFDEQHELYSKTVLSEWEYKQERPYKKDVLTDKKRVYLHIYFNIDKFAEDETNFDRKLMAMRKEILSGKRVAKHERFYKQYFQIKETPIRGLQVTVIEDAVKATKRYYGYFTLISNEKMDAMAALELYRNKDLIEKAFGNIKDRLNLRRLLVSSEKSLDGKLFVAFVALIYLSYLKKHMHEAELYQNYTIQSALDKLDIIECFEYPGYDLRVGEVLTKQKQIYEALGITPPA; encoded by the coding sequence CTGGGTCTAACAGAAGATCTTAAGCAATGCTTTCCCGCTAGCTACAAACAAATCCAATCCATTGCTTACTATATGATTCTTGAATCTGAATCCCCGCTTTTTCGTTTTGAAAAATGGAGCACACTTCATAAGCATCCCTATGATAAAAATATTTCTTCACAGCGCAGCAGTGAACTTTTTTCAGATATTTCTGAAGAAGAAAGAACAAAGTTCTTTATGCTTCAGGAGAAACGACGCTCCGGAGATGAATACTGGGCTTATGATACTACCTCAGTGTCCAGTTATTCCCAAACGCTTCGCCAAGCTCAATATGACAAAAACAAGGAAGACGATAGACTGCCTCAGATTAACTTGGCACTCGTATTCGGTGAAAAATCCGGTCTTCCTTTCTATTATCGAAAGCTAGCCGGCAACATTCCGGATGTGCGGACTGTTCAAAATCTTCTAGCGGATTTTGCAGTTCTCGGCTTTGATAAAGTGAAACTGGTCATGGACCGTGGATTTTATAGCGAGGCGAATGTCAACGGCCTTCTTAAGGAGCACTTGAAATTCATTGTTGCGATTCAGACAAGCAATTGCTTTGCACGCAAAGCAATCGATACCGTTTATGACAACTTCCGTTCTTTCGAGAACTTCGATGAGCAGCATGAATTGTATTCCAAGACTGTCCTTTCAGAATGGGAATATAAGCAAGAACGCCCCTACAAGAAGGATGTTCTCACAGATAAAAAGCGGGTTTATTTACACATTTACTTCAACATCGATAAGTTTGCTGAAGATGAAACCAACTTCGATCGTAAACTTATGGCTATGCGGAAGGAGATTCTGAGTGGCAAACGTGTTGCGAAACATGAGCGATTCTACAAGCAGTATTTCCAAATTAAAGAAACTCCGATTCGTGGCTTACAGGTTACTGTTATAGAAGATGCAGTGAAGGCGACAAAACGTTATTATGGCTACTTCACTTTGATATCCAACGAAAAGATGGATGCCATGGCCGCACTGGAATTATACAGAAACAAAGATCTCATCGAGAAAGCCTTTGGTAATATTAAAGACCGCTTAAATCTTCGCCGCCTATTGGTGTCATCTGAGAAAAGCCTTGACGGAAAACTCTTCGTTGCATTTGTCGCGCTCATATATTTATCTTATCTCAAAAAACACATGCATGAAGCAGAACTTTATCAAAACTATACGATTCAGTCTGCCTTGGATAAACTTGATATTATAGAATGTTTTGAGTATCCAGGCTACGACCTTAGGGTCGGTGAGGTTCTTACAAAGCAAAAACAAATTTACGAAGCACTAGGCATCACCCCGCCTGCATAG
- the lacG gene encoding 6-phospho-beta-galactosidase: MKKLPKDFIFGGATAAYQAEGATQTDGKGRVAWDTYLEENYWYTAEPASDFYHRYPVDLELSEKFGVNGIRISIAWSRIFPTGFGEVNPKGVEYYHNLFSECHKRHVEPFVTLHHFDTPEVLHSDGDFLNRKNIDYFVNYAEFCFKEFSEVNYWTTFNEIGPIGDGQYLVGKFPPGIKYDFEKLFQSHHNMMLAHARAVKLYKDNGYSGEIGVVHALPTKYPYDPSNPGDVRAAELEDIIHNKFILDATYLGRYSQKTMEGVNHILSVNGGKLDLREEDFEMLEAAKDLNDFLGINYYMSDWMRAFDGESEITHNSTGAKGGSKYQLKGVGRREFDVDVPRTDWDWMIYPQGLYDQMMRVKNDYPNYKKIYVTENGLGYKDEFVDGTVKDDARIDYVKKHLEIISDAITAGVNVKGYFIWSLMDVFSWSNGYEKRYGLFYVDFETQERYPKKSAYWYKKLAETQIIE; encoded by the coding sequence ATGAAGAAGTTACCAAAAGATTTTATTTTCGGCGGCGCAACAGCAGCCTATCAAGCTGAAGGGGCGACGCAAACAGATGGCAAAGGCCGTGTAGCTTGGGATACTTATCTTGAAGAAAACTATTGGTATACAGCAGAGCCAGCCAGTGATTTTTATCATCGTTATCCTGTGGATCTGGAACTTAGTGAAAAATTTGGTGTAAATGGCATTCGAATTTCCATAGCATGGTCACGTATTTTTCCGACTGGTTTTGGTGAAGTAAATCCTAAAGGCGTTGAATACTATCATAATCTCTTTTCAGAATGTCATAAACGTCATGTAGAACCTTTTGTCACGCTGCATCATTTTGATACTCCTGAAGTGTTGCATTCAGATGGAGACTTCTTAAATCGTAAAAACATTGACTATTTTGTTAATTACGCTGAATTCTGTTTTAAAGAATTTTCAGAAGTTAACTATTGGACTACGTTCAACGAAATAGGCCCGATAGGTGATGGTCAGTACTTAGTGGGTAAATTCCCACCAGGGATTAAGTATGATTTTGAAAAATTATTCCAATCCCATCATAATATGATGCTTGCACATGCAAGAGCTGTCAAGCTTTATAAGGATAATGGATATTCAGGAGAAATTGGTGTCGTTCATGCACTTCCAACAAAGTACCCTTATGATCCATCTAATCCAGGTGATGTTCGAGCAGCAGAATTGGAAGACATTATTCACAATAAATTTATTCTTGATGCCACTTACTTGGGTAGGTACTCTCAAAAAACGATGGAGGGTGTCAATCATATTCTCTCCGTAAATGGTGGCAAGTTAGACCTTCGTGAAGAAGATTTTGAAATGCTTGAAGCAGCTAAGGATTTAAATGATTTTCTAGGTATTAATTATTACATGAGCGATTGGATGCGTGCCTTTGATGGTGAATCAGAAATTACGCATAATTCAACCGGAGCTAAAGGCGGATCTAAATATCAGCTAAAAGGTGTCGGAAGAAGAGAGTTTGACGTAGATGTTCCACGAACTGATTGGGACTGGATGATCTATCCACAAGGCTTATATGATCAAATGATGCGGGTCAAAAATGATTATCCTAATTATAAAAAAATCTATGTTACTGAAAATGGCTTAGGTTATAAAGATGAATTCGTAGATGGTACAGTCAAGGATGATGCACGTATCGATTATGTTAAAAAGCATTTAGAGATCATTTCAGATGCAATAACAGCAGGTGTGAACGTGAAAGGTTATTTCATATGGTCATTGATGGATGTTTTCTCATGGTCAAATGGCTATGAGAAACGCTATGGATTATTCTATGTGGATTTTGAAACACAGGAACGTTATCCGAAGAAAAGTGCATACTGGTATAAGAAGTTGGCAGAAACTCAGATAATCGAATAG
- a CDS encoding lactose-specific PTS transporter subunit EIIC, giving the protein MNALITQIEKAKPFFEKVSRNIYLRAIRDGFISAMPVVLFSSIFLLIAYVPNIFGFSWSASTEALIMKPYGYTMGILGVLVAGTTAKSLTDSFNRKLESTNQINFLSTMLASISGFLLLAADAVEGGGFANGFLGTKGLLTAFLAAFITVNIYNITVKNNVTIRMPEEVPPNISQVFKDIIPFTLVIVVLYGLDIVTRNIMGTNVAESIIKLFEPLFTAADGYLGITIIFGAYALFWFVGIHGPSIVEPAIAAITYANIETNFQLLQAGQHADKILTSGTQMFIVTMGGTGATLVVPFMFMWLSKSKRNKAIGRASVVPTFFGVNEPILFGAPIVLNPVFFVPFIFAPIANVWIFKFFVDVLGMNSFSVNLPWTTPGPLGIVIGTGFGLMSLVLALTLIVVDVVIYYPFFKVYDAQILEEEKAGVSSTDSLKEKVEGSFDTKKAKAVLASVDANENDPKVFENKIIEAKNVLVLCAGGGTSGLLANALNKAAAEYGAPVKAAAGSYGAHMDILKDYDLVILAPQVASNYEDIKQDTDRLGVKLAKTQGGQYIKLTRDGQGALAFVQEQFED; this is encoded by the coding sequence ATGAATGCATTGATTACACAAATTGAAAAAGCTAAACCTTTTTTTGAGAAAGTATCCCGTAATATCTATCTACGCGCAATACGTGATGGCTTTATCTCAGCGATGCCTGTTGTTCTGTTTTCAAGTATTTTCCTATTGATTGCCTATGTTCCTAATATCTTCGGTTTCTCATGGAGTGCATCGACTGAAGCTTTGATTATGAAACCATACGGATATACAATGGGGATTTTAGGCGTTTTGGTTGCCGGCACAACTGCGAAGTCTTTAACGGATTCCTTCAACAGAAAGCTGGAAAGCACCAATCAAATTAACTTCCTTTCCACTATGCTGGCTTCCATATCCGGTTTCTTACTCCTTGCTGCGGATGCAGTTGAGGGCGGTGGATTTGCAAACGGATTCTTAGGAACAAAAGGACTATTGACAGCGTTTCTTGCAGCGTTCATTACTGTGAACATCTATAATATCACTGTGAAAAATAATGTGACAATCCGGATGCCGGAAGAAGTACCACCAAACATTTCACAAGTATTTAAAGATATTATTCCTTTTACCTTAGTGATAGTCGTTCTTTATGGTTTGGATATAGTGACCAGGAACATTATGGGCACGAATGTGGCTGAGTCTATCATTAAGTTATTCGAGCCCCTGTTCACAGCGGCTGATGGTTACTTGGGTATTACAATCATATTTGGTGCCTATGCACTATTCTGGTTTGTCGGTATACATGGGCCATCTATCGTTGAACCTGCTATTGCAGCGATTACTTATGCGAATATTGAAACAAATTTCCAACTTTTACAAGCTGGACAGCATGCAGATAAGATTCTGACATCCGGAACACAGATGTTTATCGTTACAATGGGTGGTACAGGTGCAACGCTGGTTGTTCCGTTCATGTTCATGTGGTTATCAAAATCAAAACGGAATAAGGCGATCGGCAGAGCGTCAGTTGTACCAACTTTCTTTGGGGTTAATGAACCCATCTTATTTGGAGCACCTATCGTTTTAAATCCAGTATTTTTTGTGCCTTTTATTTTTGCACCGATTGCCAACGTCTGGATTTTCAAATTCTTCGTTGATGTTCTTGGGATGAACAGCTTTAGCGTGAATTTGCCTTGGACAACACCAGGTCCTTTAGGGATCGTTATCGGAACAGGATTCGGGCTGATGTCACTTGTTCTTGCTCTTACATTGATTGTAGTGGACGTAGTGATTTACTACCCATTCTTTAAAGTCTACGATGCACAAATTCTTGAAGAAGAAAAAGCTGGTGTATCATCTACGGATAGTTTGAAAGAAAAAGTTGAAGGCAGCTTTGACACTAAAAAAGCCAAAGCGGTCCTTGCAAGTGTTGATGCGAACGAGAATGATCCGAAAGTTTTTGAAAATAAAATAATAGAAGCTAAAAATGTTCTTGTCCTTTGTGCCGGCGGTGGAACAAGTGGCCTTCTTGCTAATGCTTTAAATAAAGCTGCGGCTGAATATGGGGCTCCTGTAAAAGCAGCAGCAGGCAGCTATGGTGCTCACATGGATATCTTGAAAGACTATGATTTAGTCATTCTAGCACCTCAAGTGGCTTCGAATTACGAAGATATCAAACAGGATACTGATAGATTGGGCGTTAAACTTGCTAAAACGCAAGGAGGTCAATACATTAAATTGACCCGTGATGGCCAAGGGGCTCTTGCATTTGTTCAAGAACAATTCGAAGACTAG
- a CDS encoding PTS lactose/cellobiose transporter subunit IIA gives MNREEATLLGFEIVAYAGEARSYLLEALKAAEKGDYDKAEALCEEANTSIKEAHKAQTSLLTMEASGDDIEYSVTMMHGQDHLMTTLLLRDLMKHLIELYKRESN, from the coding sequence ATGAACAGGGAAGAAGCTACTTTATTAGGGTTTGAAATTGTTGCCTATGCAGGTGAAGCGCGATCATACCTTTTGGAGGCTTTAAAAGCAGCGGAAAAAGGTGATTATGATAAAGCCGAAGCATTATGCGAAGAAGCAAATACCAGCATCAAAGAGGCTCATAAAGCTCAGACAAGTTTGCTTACTATGGAAGCTTCAGGTGATGATATTGAATACAGCGTTACGATGATGCATGGACAGGATCACTTGATGACAACATTGCTGCTTAGAGATTTGATGAAACATTTGATTGAATTGTATAAAAGAGAGAGCAACTAA